One segment of Labrenzia sp. CE80 DNA contains the following:
- a CDS encoding flagellin — MPVISTNTAANTAVRYLNSNAADQSESLAKLASGSNITKASDDAAGLAIATKISSDVATLEQASTNASHGISVLQTADGGAANVSDILERMKTLSSQSASGTVTDTERAYIQAEFEQLLEEIDGIAESTRYNGQSLLDGSSDFSDDTIDTAAIVTGASADATVTADTSGTISINDIEIELTTDDTTMTVDEMVTLINDGLQNEGEYTITASNESGTLTLTSLDTGDDASITLADVTGTLNLATLGLTAGTTTGTSTEVDTTGAEVVVGSSSADTINLSLPELTAEALGISGLDVSTADGAAEALSVLDMAIDEVSNARAEMGATMSRFDFRSAQIDTSIENLDAAQSAIADVDIAKEQATLSAASVKVQAAVAAATQANEMPENLLSLIR, encoded by the coding sequence ATGCCTGTTATTTCGACCAATACCGCGGCCAACACGGCGGTCCGCTACCTGAATTCAAATGCCGCCGACCAATCTGAATCCCTTGCGAAACTCGCAAGTGGCTCAAACATCACCAAAGCCTCCGATGATGCGGCCGGCCTGGCGATAGCGACCAAGATTTCATCTGATGTCGCAACACTCGAGCAGGCGTCAACCAATGCCTCGCACGGCATTTCAGTTCTGCAGACAGCCGACGGTGGTGCAGCAAACGTCAGCGATATTCTTGAACGTATGAAGACGCTCTCGTCACAATCGGCTTCGGGCACGGTGACTGACACAGAGCGCGCCTACATCCAAGCTGAATTCGAGCAGCTTCTCGAGGAAATTGACGGAATCGCTGAAAGCACGCGGTACAATGGCCAAAGCTTGCTGGATGGATCGAGCGACTTCTCGGATGATACAATTGACACCGCAGCAATCGTAACAGGCGCCAGCGCCGATGCCACTGTAACCGCGGATACAAGCGGCACCATCAGCATCAACGATATCGAAATCGAACTGACCACCGACGACACGACGATGACCGTGGACGAAATGGTGACGCTGATCAACGATGGCCTTCAGAATGAGGGTGAGTATACGATCACTGCGTCCAATGAGTCCGGCACGCTGACCCTGACCTCGCTCGACACCGGCGATGACGCATCGATTACACTGGCAGACGTAACCGGAACCTTGAACCTGGCCACTCTTGGTCTGACCGCAGGCACGACAACCGGTACATCTACCGAAGTCGACACCACGGGCGCTGAAGTTGTGGTCGGCTCCTCCTCTGCAGATACAATCAATTTGTCTCTGCCAGAACTGACCGCCGAAGCCCTCGGCATTTCTGGCCTGGACGTATCAACAGCAGACGGTGCTGCCGAAGCTCTCTCGGTGCTCGACATGGCCATCGACGAAGTTTCAAACGCACGGGCTGAAATGGGTGCAACGATGTCGCGGTTTGATTTCCGGTCTGCACAGATCGACACCAGCATCGAAAACCTGGATGCCGCACAATCCGCCATCGCCGATGTCGATATTGCAAAAGAACAAGCAACATTGTCTGCGGCCAGCGTGAAGGTTCAGGCCGCAGTTGCAGCGGCCACCCAGGCAAACGAAATGCCAGAGAACCTGCTCTCCCTGATCCGCTAA